In one Thioclava sp. ES.031 genomic region, the following are encoded:
- a CDS encoding OsmC family protein: protein MIRKHASAHWEGTIKGGKGTISTESGALDAQPYGFNTRFEDAPGSNPEELIGAAHASCFSMALSLQLEEAGVSDVMIDTKAEISLDKESDGFAVKKSALTATVKGTGDEDAIRKAAEGAKEGCPISKLLNCEITLDLTIN from the coding sequence ATGATCCGCAAGCACGCATCGGCCCATTGGGAAGGCACCATCAAGGGCGGCAAAGGCACGATTTCGACCGAGAGCGGCGCGCTTGACGCGCAGCCCTACGGTTTCAACACCCGGTTCGAGGACGCGCCCGGATCGAACCCGGAAGAACTGATCGGCGCGGCCCACGCGTCCTGTTTCTCGATGGCGCTGTCGCTGCAGCTTGAAGAGGCGGGCGTCTCGGACGTGATGATCGACACCAAGGCGGAAATCTCGCTCGACAAGGAAAGCGACGGGTTCGCGGTGAAGAAATCCGCGCTGACCGCCACCGTGAAGGGCACCGGTGACGAGGACGCCATTCGCAAGGCGGCAGAGGGCGCCAAGGAAGGCTGCCCGATTTCGAAGCTTCTGAACTGCGAGATCACGCTGGACC
- a CDS encoding deoxyguanosinetriphosphate triphosphohydrolase — MLKPYACQPGESRGRLHPESMSTFRSPFQRDRDRIIHSSAFRRLKHKTQVFVEHEGDYYRTRLTHTIEVAQVARTIAGTLGLNTDLAEAVALAHDLGHPPFGHTGEDALAELMAPYGGFDHNAQALRIVTKLEKHYAGFDGLNLTWETLEGIAKHNGPAISDKGGSHSFPSREELPYALAEVDAAWDLELETNASAEAQVAAVADDVAYNHHDLHDGLRAGLFDEDDLCELPVIGACFAEVDKLHPGLDRTRRQHEALRRVFGVMVEDVIAVAENRLTSLGPQSVDDIRQMDGPIIRFSKPLYQSLKVLKQFLFERMYRAPSVVVERKRVTEMINALFPLFMERPELLPEEWQEEVSRARILGGDCTRPESKQALARVVLDYVAGMTDRFAIQEYDRLVGRGR, encoded by the coding sequence GTGCTCAAGCCCTATGCCTGCCAGCCCGGCGAGAGCCGCGGGCGGCTTCACCCCGAAAGCATGTCCACTTTCCGCTCGCCATTCCAGCGTGATCGGGACCGGATCATCCATTCCTCGGCCTTCCGACGGCTCAAGCACAAGACGCAGGTCTTCGTCGAACATGAGGGCGATTACTATCGCACGCGCCTGACCCATACGATCGAGGTGGCGCAGGTGGCGCGCACCATCGCGGGCACGCTGGGGCTGAACACCGATCTGGCCGAAGCGGTGGCGCTGGCGCATGATCTGGGCCATCCGCCCTTCGGGCATACCGGCGAGGACGCGCTGGCCGAGCTGATGGCGCCTTACGGGGGCTTCGATCACAATGCGCAGGCTTTGCGGATCGTGACCAAGCTGGAGAAGCATTACGCGGGCTTCGACGGGCTGAACCTGACTTGGGAGACGCTGGAAGGCATCGCCAAGCACAACGGACCCGCGATTTCCGACAAGGGCGGCTCGCACAGCTTCCCGAGCCGCGAGGAGCTACCCTATGCGCTGGCCGAGGTCGATGCAGCCTGGGATCTGGAGCTGGAGACCAATGCCAGTGCCGAGGCGCAGGTGGCGGCCGTGGCCGATGACGTGGCCTATAACCACCACGATCTGCATGACGGCCTGCGCGCGGGGCTCTTCGACGAGGATGACCTGTGCGAATTGCCGGTGATCGGGGCCTGTTTCGCCGAGGTCGACAAGCTGCATCCCGGTCTCGACCGCACGCGCCGCCAGCACGAGGCGCTGCGCCGGGTCTTCGGCGTGATGGTCGAAGACGTGATCGCGGTGGCCGAGAACCGGCTGACCTCGCTCGGGCCGCAATCGGTCGATGATATCCGCCAGATGGACGGGCCGATCATCCGCTTCTCGAAGCCGCTTTATCAAAGCCTCAAGGTGCTCAAGCAATTCCTGTTCGAGCGCATGTATCGCGCGCCCTCCGTCGTGGTGGAGCGCAAGCGCGTGACCGAAATGATCAACGCGCTGTTCCCGCTGTTCATGGAACGCCCGGAGCTTCTGCCCGAGGAATGGCAGGAGGAAGTCTCCCGAGCGCGCATCCTTGGCGGCGACTGCACGCGGCCCGAATCGAAGCAGGCGCTGGCGCGGGTCGTGCTCGATTACGTGGCCGGAATGACCGACCGCTTCGCCATTCAGGAATATGATAGGCTGGTGGGGCGCGGGCGCTGA